From Brassica rapa cultivar Chiifu-401-42 chromosome A06, CAAS_Brap_v3.01, whole genome shotgun sequence:
taaaaagtgaatgaaatattaaaataggGGTGCCAAAATATGGGATGTAAGTTGGGGTCTTAAGGCAAATGCCTTTCTTGTAACATAATGAGCACGGCTCTGAGTGCAGGTACCACTGAAATCGCATTGCGCCTTGGTGGCACCAAGGTTCTGGTAATACAAGTTCACCACAAACGACACCTGATCTCTAAGAGTGTTTGGTTCGTAGCAGATTCTACTGCGTTGGATCGTTGTACAATTGCAGAAACCTCCTGAGTCGCTGCAACACCAATCTATATTCGCTTGTAGCTCTGTCGTTTTAAAATTCGCCATGCACcatacatttttgtttttaaccaGCGCCGAGAGGTTTCTTGAGATTATGGAGACGGCTGATatgagcaagaagaagaagagtgtcgTCAATCATACCATACATTGTTTTCTTGACGATGTTTGCTTGTATACATTGTTTTATTGACCATGTTTGCTTGTAGATAATACAAttgttcaaataaaaaaaacaaaggcaGTTAATAAGGcataaatgtttataatatgGAATCCAAAATTTCtttgttcatttattttccCCTCATATATAGCGCCATTAGGGATGTCAAAATGAGCTAGCTCGTTCAGTGAGCTCGGATATTTCATGAGTTAGCTCATCTCATTTATTATATAAGCTTCAATATGTAAACTCAAACTTAGATCATCTAGATCATGAGTTAAATTAGCTAACTCacgatcaaatataaaaattaaaaataactataaaagtaaattgtaaaataaaataattttcataatataatttaaaattagtccaaaacataatatagtttaaaattaatccaaaaatatattctcCATAAGAGTTTTGAGATGATTCATGTTCAAAATCTTCATCTAttcaaataataaatgaatatatatatatatatatatatatatatatatacggcATGAGAGTCTTAGGaacattttttttagattttaattctAAAGATATATTATATGaggattaatataaatattcttttacattttgtatatatttataaatttttagttttacattttaattttagaagataaatatgattaatatagaAACTATCTTTTTtacataagaaaaatagaagtcatctatgtgtatatatatatatatatatatatatatattaagtataAAAACGACTAAGCTCATGAGTTAGCGCATGATCATTAAAGATCGCTTATATAACTCGTAATCTAATTTAAGGTTCATCATCAAGCTCATTTATTAAATAAGCCTAAAAACAAACATTATGTTCATGAAAAATCGAGTTGAGCTGAGTCAGCTCATAAGCTATATAACTCATTTTGACAAATAAACGCCAtagtatattttcttaattaataaaGCATAAAAGGTGAAGAATAAAATCTAATAGAGTTAATGTATTTCGATCCTATTTTTAATATTGGTAAAGAAGGCAAGTTCTAGTGATGTGGCAAAAGTATAAGCATGCAACGAAATGCCCTTTTGCGTGCAATTGATAGCAATCTCTTCGCACTACTTCATTTTGTCTCGGTCACCACTAGTGTTTATGATTAACGTATAATCATAATACACTTTAGTAACGAATAACGATTGAGAAATTTCAAAGTATAATTTGAAGATAAAATCTGAACGTCGACTCTTGAGGGCTGTAATTTCTTTTCAATCAATAATTGAAACGTGGTAATATCGATGAAGCGATGGTAATTTAGTGATTTTTTCTGGGAGTCCGCGTGTATTAACGTCAATTCTGGATTGATTCTTTTCAAAAGCTAAATTATTACTGTTTTGCCAATTTGATCTTAGGTTTCGACTCAAATAGTTAGTATGATGATCATAATAAATGATCggtctattttttttatcattagtcagACAATACGGTATCCAATCCATTTTATAgcattaaatttgttttttcggAGAAAACCGGATCagtatattgaaaaaaaaattgttgaaattttaaatattttttttgtctttttaccaaaaaaaaaaatatatatatatatatatatttgtcacGTGAGATGTAGGATAGAGAGAAAGACACGAGCAGTGTCGGCAAGCCCATTGCTTACCACAACTCCCCTGTCGGGCTAAGAAAAGAGCGCTATGTGATGTATTGCTCTTGTTGGGCCTTTCATTATAAACGAAAAAGGctgaaaaaattaaactataaaattacaCTTTTGGTACACAATGTTCTTCAGATTCTCACTTGTGTCGCATACTTTTCTTTTAAGCCAACTTTGTGTTTGTGTTGCTTACGAGAAAGAAGAAACTACCCAAAAAGGCAAAAGCGCGTTTAAAGTTTTCATCTTTTCTTCCTCAAATTCGGTTCTGATCTTCTTCCTGGTGGAAAAATTAGAGATTTCTGTAAAATTGTAATGTCATTTTGAGTAAAAATCATGAGCAAGCCCGACCCGGATCCGAAACCGGCTTCAGGATCTTCCAGGGAGAAGGATCCGGTAGCCGATCACGTCACCGAGGAGCTAAGTGATGATCTCAGGAATGTGGGTTTGTCGGACGAAGCTACGGAAGAGCTGAGCGTGCCGATTAGTGTAGCTGAAGGAGATGGAGAAACGGATCAGAAGGAGGAGGAAGGAAGAGAGCGTGTGGAGAAGAGAATGATGGTGTATCCCGTGAGACCTGATGCAGAGGATTGCTCCTTTTATATCAGAACAGGGAATTGCAAATACGGATCCAGTTGCAAGTTTAATCATCCTGTCCGAAGGAAGCTCCAagtactcttcttcttcttccaccttGTGTGCGATCTTTGTGATGTAAAGTTTAGTTTTTGCGACATTATTTGGATAAATCCTGTTCTGGTTATTCTAGTGGAAACAATTTTCTTTTGCTCTCTTGTTCTGGTTAGGGAGATTTAGAACGGAAAAGTGATTTAGGCCtttgttaattttaatgatGATAAACTTAGCTTTTTTTGCTACTCTAATGTTTCGTTGATTGGAAGATTGGTAGGGATAAAGTAAAGGAAAAGGAAAGGGAAGAGAATGTGGAGAATCCGAGGCTCATGGAGTGCAaggttagaataataatgtctTTCCTTTCCTCTGTAATGGCATTATCAAAGATTATATTGCTTTCTTCTGTCTCGAATCGAATATCTTGTTATGCTCACGGTTCTTTTAAACTTCCTACTACACTTGTATGATGATAGGGATATATGGTCATGTTGTTGTCTAAGACTACAATTACAAAAGCTTTTTTCAGTAGGAATAAACTGTGTATTTGTCAGACAATGGAAATTGAAGTTTTCTGGGGTAGTTGTTCTCTTGTTCATTGATGATTTTTGGTGCTGGGTTTGTAAAAGATGGATGATTAGTGTTTGCCTTTTTCATATCTGAAGATTACCATTCTTTTTTGTTCATATCATGTCCCTGATTTTCTGTGCACTGTTTACCTTTTCATTATCTCTTTTTGTATTGTATGTGTATGTTATCTCCTTTTATTCCTCTTTTCTTTTGCAGTACTACTTCAGGACTGGAGGGTGCAAATATGGAGAGACTTGTAGATTCAGCCACACTAAAGAACAAACTTCTCTGCCCACACGTCCAGAGCTTAACTTCCTTGGTCTTCCTATCAGACCGGTAATTCATCAAATTGATTTAGACATTTTCTAGCATCCTGTCTATAAAACCTGTAATAGTCTAACCAATTGTCAGGGAGAGAAAGAATGCCCTTTCTACATGCGTAATGGTTCCTGCAAGTTCGGAAGTGACTGCAAATTTAATCATCCTGATCCTACCGCTGCTGGAGGAGTTGATTCTTCTTTGTTCCGTGGTAACAATGGTGGATCATTTGCTCCAAAGGAGGCGCCACAAGCAAGTTCAACTTCTTGGTCCTCATCGAGACACATGAATGGGACTGGTACTGCTCCTTTTATTCCAGTCATGTACTCACAGAACCGTGGAGCTTCTCCTCAAACTCCAGAGTGGAGTGGATATCAGGTAGCCATATTCTGCATGACTTGTTTTGATGTACTATATAAAACTATAGTAGTTTGCGTTTAATAGATTTTCATTCTTATTTGTGTAGGCGCCTTCTGCCTATCCACCAGAAAGGAATGTGCTTCCTCCTTCCACATACTCAGCGAACAATGCATTGGCTGAAACTAGTTCATTCTCACAACTCCAACAGCAGATGTCTACTGAGGAGTTTCCAGAACGTCCGGATCAACCAGAGTGCAGTTATTATGTTAAAACGGGGGACTGTAAGTTCAAATATAAATGCAAATACCATCATCCCAAGAATAGATTGCCAAAGCAATCTCCATCCTCTTTCAATGACAAGGGCTTACCCCTAAGACCTGTGAGTGTGTTTCTCTTCCATTATGTTCATTTGTGCTCCGTTCTAATATGCTAAAAAAGATTGTGTTCCATAACAAACTCTGTGATTCACACCTTAATCCATTTTGATACTCTCAGGATCAGAGCATGTGCACACACTACAGCCGCTATGGCATCTGCAAATTTGGTCCAGCTTGTAGATTCGATCATTCTATACCGCCTACATTCTCGTCCACCAGCTCCCAAACCGTAGAAACTCCTCAACTTGGAGGCAACGGAAATGAAAACGACGGCTGGAATTGACACCACGTGTTCAGAAGCCTCCGTAAGGGataatttctgtttttttttatatcgaaGGCTTTTTCAGTTCTTAGGATCAAAACGATGTTTCTGGTTTTGGAGTTTATAAAGAAAACATTTAGGTAAATTATAGTCTCCAAACTATATCTATCTGGCAAGTCAGTCTTGTTTTTTCGTGATTTTcatcaaataatttttgttcTCTGGCTTTAACTGTAACTAAGGTTCAGTCTAATGGAAGCCTGCCCTCTTTCATGCTTTGTTCTTCCCATTGGTTGCTCTCTGAATGATTTTCCTGGATTTCTTTCTGCCTGGTTCTGTTTATATCTAAATCTTAAGAATTGCTAGAAACCTGAACCAGACAATGATAATGTATGTACATATATAGTTTTGCCTACTTCTATGTCAGGACACATGTTCCTGCTGTGATTGTCTGGTACAATTTTTCAGGTGTCAGCATCTTTGTTAGAGCTCACGACATATGGATGTTAATTTTGTCGGGAGGCTTTTCAGCAACCCATATTATAGTCTTGTGTTTCATATGTATGAACAATAGGATTCTCTCTGGAAAGGACTGTGTCTCAaatctcatgaaaaaaaaaacaagttcttATGGGGGATTCAGGAGACAAATGTATTCTCGTATATCCATTGtgggaaaaagaagaaacaaaaggtaTAGTGAACAAGTATAATATCAGCAGaagacaaaagaagaagaagcaagccGAGATGTAAGATATGGTTTGTGAACTCCGAAGACATCTTGTTTCACTTGTTTGAGATCTCTCTGCTAACTTCTTCAGCTCCATAATCCTCAAAAGCAAAGCCATTTCTTCTGCTCAGAGAACATAAGTCATCAGGTAAGCAAATTTGGAGAAAGAAGTAAGAAGTTAAATGTGATGAGAAGAAAGAGTAAAACTACCTTAGCTTTTGGGTTTTGAGAATCTTGGTGGTTGTTTTGATCGGTGTTCTGAGGTGAAACCAGAGTACTAGGGCCTGCGCTGCCGGATGCTTTCTTGGTCTTCTTCTCGTCACTAGCTTTGCTGAAAATGACAGTGAATCCTTCGGCGGATGCAGGGTTGTTCACATCCCATTCACCAAACTTTGGCAGTGGCTTCCCCTGCACCAAAACAGAGTTTATAAATTAGAGATGAGGAAAAGCTTTAAGACTTTTGTTTGTTCTTACCGTGGCCATTGTTGAGATTAAAAGCAAGAGGAAAGAGAGATGAAGATCTAGAGAGAGACGTGGGAGGAGAAGGAAGAGAAAGGAAGTTGTAATATACAGGCAAGAGAAGAAACATGATGTAGAGGGAAGCACGTCGTCGTTGACAACACATCATTAGCCAAATCAACCTCACCTCTTCTCATTCCCCGCATGTTTCACCAACCCAAGTACCTAACGAAAATTAATagaaaacaaatacaaaaagtTGTGGAGACCAAGAAGGTTTGTGTAATAAGTAAACTAGTAACGTGATTAGTGGGAGGTGAATCTAGCAATGCCGCTCGTTTTGACTTTTCAAACTGAAGATTTAAACTTGGTTCGTGGGAGGTATACATTGTTCTCGACGATAAAAAAAAGTGGAGCAGCTCGGTAGATTATTCAACATGTTAACTGCAGACAAGTTGAAGACGACGTTGGGAACTTCCTCCTCCTGGGGAAATTGAGATTCCATATACTGACCGGTCCTAGAGATAAACAGAAATGAGAGATCCCGGTTCAGTGATGTGAACAATCTCAATCATGCATCTTCCACTATGTAAGGCCACCATTGCTCAGTGCAGAGAAATATATGATTTGAACCAAATGTGGGTGAATCTATTCAACTCATTTCATTACATGACAAGTGTGATTAAAGATGCCAGAAAGATCAACAAGTCCACGTACACGACCCATAAATGGCACTTACATTGccgccaaaacaaaaacaaaaacaaaacaaaggacCAAAGCCCATATTCGCACTCAGTAACAAGGAAAAAGTATTGAATTTGTCTTCTCAAGGATCACTCCCTTAGCCATTTAGCTAGAGCTGAATCCCACCCGCACAGCTCGCCTTCTTTGAACCACAGAGCTGTGAAACAACCACCACCAGAGTCAAAATGTCAGCAACCGAGAACTAATAGTGAAGCAAACTCAGGAATACGGATATTTGGTTAAAAACCAAGTGAATGAATAAGCAATGTAAATAGTATTATTCATGATTTATTTTAACCAATCGAAAGACATAATATGAAACTGAGCCAAACAAAACAATCTGTGTTGCCAAAGTATGATCTACTCTAGTTATGTGAGCCTTGCTTGCATTTCTAGTTTTCTCACTAGACGGACATAGTCGCTGTCTTAGTGATTAACATGGATGAATGATTTTAAGAAAACAAGAAATTCTCACCAATCTCACGCTTTCCGTTTTCAGGACTATCACTACCATGCACGATGTTTCTGAAAATCGCATCACGTAAACATCAAACAATGAGAATCATCTAATACAATCACCAATTTTTAAAAGGTAATAAAAAAGAGTCTCTAACCTTCCGGTTTGTACAGCAAGATCTCCTCTAATGGTACCAGGTTCAGCTTGAAGAGGATCAGTTTTCCCTATCAGCTTCCTGGCTGAAGCAACCACACCAACACCTTCCCAAGCCTTTTACAAGAATTGAAACATcacaagcaatcaacttcaataaATCTGATTACAATTAAAAATCTGGATAAGAATATCAGTGATAAGTCATACCATACACACAACAGGGCCGGAAGTGATGTACTCAATCAGGCTAGGAAAGAAAGACTTAGCACTAAGATCCTTATAGTGTTCCTGCCAATTGATTAACACACAAAAAATGAGATGAAAAGTGCAATAAGTTAAGTTTTAAGTCATGATCAAGCTTCAAGTTCTAAATATTCACCAATGATTGTGAGAAACATCTTAACAAAGTGAAACTAATGATGTTATGAGTGAGAGTACCTCAGCCAATTCTTTTGGGCATTGGAACATCTTAAGTCCAATCAGTTTAAATCCCTTCCTCTCAAAACGAGAGATGATTtctccaacctaagttacatcaAAGGAAACAATAAAGAAGTTGAAGCCAAGATAGCAAATCACATTCAGAGATCTGTAGAGTTCCAAAGTTCAGCACTTTAACGGTTCAAAAGAGGTAGAAGAAAAGAACAGAAGAAAATGACTTACAAGGCCTCTTTGGATGCCGTCTGGTTTGACCATAATGTAAGTCTCCTCAACTTGCTCCTGATAATATAAAACGGAAGCCTAAGTAATGAACAAGAGTAACGAGCATCATTAGAGGCGAAACGCTAACCATAGAAGCGACGAGGTGAGGGAGGAAGATTCCCAAATCGGCGGAGCTCGAAGCGCAAAGACGGCGGCGGCGTGTCGGAGAAACACGAGAGAAGAGCCGGAACTGAGGACGAAATGCAGCCAGCTCAGTGCGTAAGTTAACGGTGGTTGGACAAGAGTTTGAATTGCAAGTTGCCGACTTTACTATCGGCGACGGCGAGGCGGCACAGAGAGTCCATTGACCAACCACAGCCATTCCAACCATTGTGTGTTCTGTCTCACTGTCCAATTTCCTTTAGCTTTTCATATCGAATCAGAAGAAGCAAAAATGACATATTTACCCTCTATCCATTCAGAAATCGTTGGGTCTAACAGATCAATTGGAAAGTATCgggatcaattttttttacaacaaattacaaaaagagtctcgtttttttttttttttgaacacatcaAAAAGAGTCTCGTTTACACTATCTTTCCTGTACAGTTTTTTTCTAAAGAGTTTAAAATTTGGTGCATTTCAACTTTACTGTTTTTATACCAAACTCAAATTTTCGACAACATCTTTCATTTAGcaaaattgttatattttttctttggtCTTCAACAGTTGGCAGTTATTGTCAACATTTAACAGTCAGGTCAGTCAGGTTATGAAATAAGATAGCTcatcttctttgtcttcttcaaTATCTCTGGCTCTCCTTTACTTTGCTTTGCTTTTACACCATTTCACGCCACATTATATTTTGTGGAATGAAGAACCCAAAAGAAAGATATCTCAATCAATTTCTTCTTCTACAACTTCATATTGTTGCTCTCCCTTATGGACATCTTCAGTTTTTTGCTTTCCCTTTTCTACAACTTCAGTTTCTTCCGCTTTCTTTTGGACAACTTCAGTTTCTTGTCCCCTGTCACCAAATTCGTGTTCTTGCTCTCCCATGTCGACAACTTCAGTTTCTTTCTCTCTCCATTGTGGACAACTTCAGTTTCTACCTTCACCATGTCGACATCGAAAACTTCAGCTTCTTCCTCTCCTATGTCCACAACTTGAGTTTCTTCGTCCATAACCTCAGCATCATCATCTCCCTTGTCCACATCAGTTTCTTCATCACCCTTTTCCACAACTTCAGCTTCTTCATCTGTCTTGTCCTCAACTCCATTTTCTTGCTCTGGCACATTCTCCAATTGTTCTTTTCCTTCGTTTTGGTTGATGATGTTTTCATCTTCTTGGTTCCCATTATCTTGTGCCTGCTCGCTTACCACTTCTTCTCCCCCTTCACTTCTATTAACGAGACCCTCTTCTCCGTGGGGATTAACTGGCACATTCTCTATTTgttcttctccttccttttgGTTGATGGGTTTTTCATCTTCTTGGTTCCCATTCTCTTGTCCCTTCTCGCTTACCGGTTTTTCATTTCCGCTATCAAGTTGGTCCTCTTTCTCTGCTACGTGAGGACTAAGCGTGAGTCTTTCTTTTCTATCAAAGGGTTGCTCATCTACTTCTCCTTGGCTGAAGTGTGGctcatcttcttcatcctcatccATTTTCATGTAGAGACCTAGCTGTTCTAATGGGTTACTATTTCCTTCCATCTTAAAACTACCCAACATATCCTTGCTAAATTTTGGGCTCATCTCTTTCATGAAAGTCGGCAACTGATCAGCCTCGGCACCTGTAGCTCTAAGAATCTCCAGGTCTTCCATAAACCGCCTACCCTCGTTTATCTCCACAGTCTTTTCCATCTGAAGCCGTCCAGAAAGTCAATTAGCATGTTTTTTACATCATTATATGACTTTAGAAAATCAAAAACTTGAAAAGTCATTTATACCTTTTGTAAAGCTTATCGTGCAGCTTCTCTCTCTTGCTCTCTTTCCCTCCTTGCTTTTTCTGCAGCTTTTGTTTCGGCTTTTCTCCTAGCCTCTTCAGCAGCTTTGGCCTCAACTTGTAACCGTGCGTTTTCTAATCAGAAGGAAATCCAAAATCGCAAGGATTAACAATAATAAATTTAGTTAGGAATTATAAAGTGCATGAGCACACTCGATGCACTACAAACCAACCTTCCCTAAGCCGTCTTTCAAACTTCTCTCTTTCTATCCTCAGTTTTTCAGGATCTCCGTTTTCACCCTGAGAAATGACGGGTCAACAACTGTGATTAAACCTTTCCCGACATTCAGAGGAGCTTTTACGTCATAAGCAGGCACTTAAAAACTCAACCTTAGTTAGGGTCTTCTCTCGGGCTTTCATTATGGTATCAGCAAAACGATTCTTCAACAGAGCAGCACGTTGACGCTTTCCTGGGGAATCTTGCCTCACAGGTGGAGCCGTCTCCTCTATGAAAGCCATGTAAAATCATGATTTGAAAACAAACAGCTATTACCATCATCCATGGTCGTTGACTTTTCCTCAACATCATGCTCAACTTGACCCAGTTTGTTTAATGATTCTACATAGGAGAAATAATGAGTTTCGGGAACACTTCCATCCGAGCACTCGAACTTGCATACATCAAATGAAAAGAGACTAACcgtttaaaacattattttcaccATTAATATCATCCTCCTTTTTCTTTATACCAACTCCTCGTTCCTTTTTTCCTAAATTAAGACAACTTATTCTACTgtagtattttcaattttatgaTTGTAAGACTCCACAAAAGAAGTCAACCCACTGTCAGATACATCTGTACTCGTAGGGCTTGAAACTTTAATGGAATTTGTTTCACTTCCAGATGAACTACAAGAATCAGAATCTGAAAGATAATCATAGAAAGAATCAGTATAAAACTCTTCCTACGAAGAAAATTCCAGTTTAAGAATCCACTAAATCATAAGGTAAGTAATAACTCCATCAGCTACTAAGCCACAAAAGCTACTTACAATTTCCTAGCaatcacaatactaaaagggatTAAGAGAGTGTTTTTAGAGTATCCACGTCAAACTGGAAAATCAACCAATTGAAAGATTCTATTTTGACACGTCATATGAGCTTTCTCTACCGAATTGAGAAATTGGGTTTCTGTGTTTTCACCAAAAAGTTATCACGGCCCAACATTCTAAAACCTGGTCTCTCTGATCGACACTTCAACTTCAACGTTAGGGTTCTGTGTAATCGACTCTTCTACTTCATTTTCCATCTCTGTAACCTCCGCATGATCAATCAATGATGCTCTTTCATCTGGTTTAATCTACTTTCATTGAAATTACTTTTTCATCTCCCTCAAATCAACTTATTTTTCATATCACTTATTCACTCCATTAGAAGTTCAACCGACGAACTCTAGCAGCCACAGGTTTGTTTAGAGATTAAGACGATTCTCTGAATTCTCTACTAAAATTCTTTATTCGCGGGGTTAATTTGAAGTCTCAAAATAGTTTTCCTCTCACCCCTAGAGCTCAAGTCGCTACCATGAATGATGTGGAGACCAAATCACACGTAACTGCTTCCGGTGGAAAATGGTGGCTGACGGTGGCGTCATGCTCAAGTCGTCAGCCGCGTCTCTCTTCCTCCTTTGCTCCGTCATCCGAGCACGATTACCCGAAGAAGGTAAAATCCGATGCTATTGAAGAAAATTGACGGAAGAGAAAGTCCCGGTGTTGGTGAAGGAAGAAGTAAACAAGACTTGGAATCATCAAGATGAGACTGAAGAAGATGTGTCAGCATGAGCAGGAGCTGGCCATCACGCCGACCCCAAAAGAGGACAAAGACCTTGCAGATCTTGACGTAAGTCACCAGGTGTTCGGCGAATTGCCTAGCACAAATTTTCACCAAGACAGTTATCTTTTTAACCTCTCACCAAGTATGTCTGTGTTGTAAGTTATCTTCCGTAATTTGCTAATCTCTTTCTGTTGTTGTTCGGACAACCAGTAAATAAATGCTCTGGACATAAGGTTGGTTGCAGCTGGTGCTGAAACAAACATGTAAATAACAAAGGGTTTGCTTTATAAGGAAATTCAGAGCTTCTCATATCGCTACTTATTTTTCTCAGCCTTTcgaaaataacatttatttattctaGAGTGTTCCATTTTCTTTTACTTCTAACGAAAAACTTACATTTTAGCTCATCTTATAAAGCTGTAGATTCAGTTGCTTCTCCTAACAGTTTCGAATGCATCTTCAGCTGCGATCACTTTGATTGTGTGGAAGAAAGCATTGGTTCGTTTATGTATATACAATATATCCTACAAAGCCGTGTAGATTTTAAACTGCAAATTCTTATGTTCCAAATTTAGGTTCCACTACTAACTCAAGTAAGTTCTGTTTTTCAAGATATCTATGACTTTCACTTTGTCAACTACACAACTTTCGTTGGTCTTACTCACACTCATTTCAATATCATTTATTTATCTTTCAAACGCTACTTAACAGGTGAATCTGACTCTTGGTTTAGATCTCGGGTATAAAATCAAGGTGTCATGTCCCTTTATCGTATATTGGTTTAGAGCTTTGGCACAGCAAAGTGGATTTGATGATTTAGTTGCTTATGTTGCAGAGATATGTTTGCTTGCTCAGTTGAATGACATGAATATTGCTGGAAAGTGGAAAATTAGCGGACACCTTGAGGCTTGCAACGGGGAGATATCAAACTGAGGCGCTCTCCATAGATGATTAGCAGAATCTGAACGATGCTTTGGTGGCATACCGAACAGCCTCAAAAGCAGCGGTTCATATTCAGGGAGCGTAAAGAGAAAAGGCGTTTTCAACGGCACAGTCAAAAGTGATAAAGTTTGCCAACATGGAGCTAAGAGCATAATCGTGGCGACGAAGATGCATAACGCATTCTGCAAATATGATATGCGTAGGAATGTTAAAGCTTCTTACCGGATTCACTGTCGTTTCCAAACATGGAAAATTCAAAGAGAATTCTTCG
This genomic window contains:
- the LOC103873745 gene encoding zinc finger CCCH domain-containing protein 67 isoform X1, which gives rise to MSKPDPDPKPASGSSREKDPVADHVTEELSDDLRNVGLSDEATEELSVPISVAEGDGETDQKEEEGRERVEKRMMVYPVRPDAEDCSFYIRTGNCKYGSSCKFNHPVRRKLQIGRDKVKEKEREENVENPRLMECKYYFRTGGCKYGETCRFSHTKEQTSLPTRPELNFLGLPIRPGEKECPFYMRNGSCKFGSDCKFNHPDPTAAGGVDSSLFRGNNGGSFAPKEAPQASSTSWSSSRHMNGTGTAPFIPVMYSQNRGASPQTPEWSGYQAPSAYPPERNVLPPSTYSANNALAETSSFSQLQQQMSTEEFPERPDQPECSYYVKTGDCKFKYKCKYHHPKNRLPKQSPSSFNDKGLPLRPDQSMCTHYSRYGICKFGPACRFDHSIPPTFSSTSSQTVETPQLGGNGNENDGWN
- the LOC103873747 gene encoding nucleoside diphosphate kinase II, chloroplastic: MVGMAVVGQWTLCAASPSPIVKSATCNSNSCPTTVNLRTELAAFRPQFRLFSRVSPTRRRRLCASSSADLGIFLPHLVASMEQVEETYIMVKPDGIQRGLVGEIISRFERKGFKLIGLKMFQCPKELAEEHYKDLSAKSFFPSLIEYITSGPVVCMAWEGVGVVASARKLIGKTDPLQAEPGTIRGDLAVQTGRNIVHGSDSPENGKREIALWFKEGELCGWDSALAKWLRE
- the LOC103873745 gene encoding zinc finger CCCH domain-containing protein 67 isoform X2, whose amino-acid sequence is MWRIRGSWSASTTSGLEGANMERLVDSATLKNKLLCPHVQSLTSLVFLSDRLTNCQGEKECPFYMRNGSCKFGSDCKFNHPDPTAAGGVDSSLFRGNNGGSFAPKEAPQASSTSWSSSRHMNGTGTAPFIPVMYSQNRGASPQTPEWSGYQAPSAYPPERNVLPPSTYSANNALAETSSFSQLQQQMSTEEFPERPDQPECSYYVKTGDCKFKYKCKYHHPKNRLPKQSPSSFNDKGLPLRPDQSMCTHYSRYGICKFGPACRFDHSIPPTFSSTSSQTVETPQLGGNGNENDGWN
- the LOC103873746 gene encoding protein NOI4 — encoded protein: MATGKPLPKFGEWDVNNPASAEGFTVIFSKASDEKKTKKASGSAGPSTLVSPQNTDQNNHQDSQNPKAKKKWLCF
- the LOC108868792 gene encoding LOW QUALITY PROTEIN: transcription factor GTE10 (The sequence of the model RefSeq protein was modified relative to this genomic sequence to represent the inferred CDS: deleted 2 bases in 1 codon; substituted 2 bases at 2 genomic stop codons), which gives rise to MDLGTIRSRLREGEYSSPLEFAADVRLTFSNSMAYNPPGNQYHKMARDLSTYFESRWKIIERKILVVEPPVMSLTSSASLEFEVPCNVALPRKKTAEVNEGKLRVEPGKLVMTDGEKKKLKKLSQDLEALGEEFPQNIVDLLREQSGNVDQSGEVEIEIEIDTLSDETLFMVRKFLDEYLRDKKKSQEKSEPCEMEIVHDSGFSNSPLQPSKCHLLIDEDVDIVGGNDPLVSRHPPFKIEKDIACRNSSSSSSSESGSXSSDSDSCSSSGSETNSIKVSSPTSTDVSDRKKERGVGIKKKEDDINGENNVLNESLNKLGQVEHDVEEKSTTMDDEETAPPVRQDSPGKRQRAALLKNRFADTIMKAREKTLTKGENGDPEKLRIEREKFERRLREENARLQVEAKAAEEARRKAETKAAEKARREREQEREAARXALQKMEKTVEINEGRRFMEDLEILRATGAEADQLPTFMKEMSPKFSKDMLGSFKMEGNSNPLEQLGLYMKMDEDEEDEPHFSQGEVDEQPFDRKERLTLSPHVAEKEDQLDSGNEKPVSEKGQENGNQEDEKPINQKEGEEQIENVPVNPHGEEGLVNRSEGGEEVVSEQAQDNGNQEDENIINQNEGKEQLENVPEQENGVEDKTDEEAEVVEKGDEETDVVDMVKVETEVVHNGERKKLKLSTWESKNTNLVTGDKKLKLSKRKRKKEVVEKGKQKTEDVHKGEQQYEVVEEEID